From Scleropages formosus chromosome 1, fSclFor1.1, whole genome shotgun sequence, a single genomic window includes:
- the pnrc1 gene encoding proline-rich nuclear receptor coactivator 1 translates to MYPPSLVPSCDLQDMIDETIMIGRHADIENMKRSSRTSHHVGAALNKRQTLHKKPGARKLRASPAGFQNRHPRAQEQHEQQQHHHHHHHRHARLADVVNNNNGGGVVVFAHAGPTNHEHVSSHGCRQTTVLTLHHLKQGVKKELLKSKSGRAEKVTQPNGQSVHSLSKHEHLGQNLNGRIQRNRHSGASGGVSSAKKSDGNCRPKPSPPLQLCNKDGRKLLNVANSVKIVNVYPDGPLPEESLKDAEKVYAGAKFSEPPSPSVLPKPPSHWVGEKGPQHSDSSKEQMTVHLKNLLKVQAKS, encoded by the exons ATGTATCCTCCTTCGCTTGTCCCTTCCTGCGACTTACAGGACATGATCGATGAGACGATCATGATCGGTCGCCACGCCGACATTGAGAACATGAAGCGTTCGAGCCGGACCTCCCACCACGTCGGGGCCGCGCTGAACAAACGGCAAACCCTCCACAAGAAGCCGGGCGCAAGGAAGCTGCGAGCCAGTCCGGCCGGCTTCCAGAACCGCCATCCGCGAGCGCAAGAGCAgcacgagcagcagcagcatcatcatcatcatcatcacaggCACGCGCGCCTCGCGGACGTCGTTAACAACAACAACGGCGGCGGCGTAGTCGTGTTCGCCCACGCCGGGCCCACGAACCACGAACATGTCAGCAGTCACGGCTGCAGACAAACCACCGTACTGACCCTCCACCATCTGAAACAGGGCGTCAAGAAGGAG CTGCTGAAGTCAAAATCggggagagcagagaaagtgACCCAGCCAAATGGCCAGTCTGTTCACAGCCTCAGTAAACATGAGCATTTAGGTCAGAATCTTAATGGTCGCATCCAGAGGAACAGACACTCTGGTGCATCGGGTGGAGTTTCATCAGCAAAAAAGAGTGACGGTAACTGTCGCCCGAAGCCCTCGCCCCCACTCCAGCTCTGCAACAAGGATGGAAGGAAGCTGCTGAATGTAGCCAACAGTGTGAAGATTGTGAATGTGTATCCAGATGGGCCCCTCCCCGAAGAAAGCCTTAAAGATGCTGAGAAGGTCTATGCTGGTGCCAAGTTCAGCGAACCCCCGTCACCCAGCGTCCTGCCCAAACCCCCCAGTCACTGGGTGGGAGAGAAGGGCCCCCAACATTCCGACAGCAGTAAGGAGCAAATGACAGTCCACCTCAAAAATTTACTGAAGGTCCAAGCAAAGTCATGA